A single window of Vigna unguiculata cultivar IT97K-499-35 chromosome 1, ASM411807v1, whole genome shotgun sequence DNA harbors:
- the LOC114195881 gene encoding LOB domain-containing protein 29-like, which produces MMINDYDLHKVEETQKTTKNPKRPQTPQPENSNMTGSPCGACKFLRRKCVRGCVFAPYFCHEQGATHFAAIHKVFGASNVSKLLAHLPVSDRCEAAVTISYEAQARLQDPIYGCVAHIFALQQQVVNLQAQVAHLREQAGQIYLNASATENPNEKYYGKSTNFPQYLQSWFQTENSNSASQFLPKLSTDTSTQYYGNTNTFMDLNPIGNDDNSVTVEESISFSSFEESCNSSMACDMQREWSFYQLDNLQ; this is translated from the exons ATGATGATAAATGATTATGATTTGCACAAGGTTGAAGAGACCCAGAAAACAACCAAAAATCCTAAAAGACCACAAACCCCTCAACCAGAAAATTCCAACATGACTGGTTCTCCTTGTGGAGCCTGCAAATTCTTGAGAAGAAAGTGTGTGAGAGGTTGTGTTTTTGCTCCTTACTTTTGCCATGAACAGGGTGCCACTCATTTTGCAGCCATTCATAAGGTTTTTGGAGCAAGTAATGTTTCAAAGCTCCTTGCTCACCTTCCTGTGAGTGACCGTTGTGAAGCTGCTGTCACCATCTCTTATGAAGCTCAAGCTAGACTTCAAGATCCAATTTATGGCTGTGTTGCTCATATTTTTGCACTCCAACAACAG GTGGTGAATTTACAAGCACAAGTGGCTCATCTCAGGGAACAGGCTGGTCAGATCTATCTGAATGCCTCTGCAACTGAAAACCCTAATGAGAAATACTATGGAAAATCCACAAATTTTCCCCAATATCTTCAGAGTTGGTTCCAGACGGAGAATTCCAACTCGGCTTCACAGTTTCTTCCTAAATTGTCCACTGATACTTCAACACAGTACTATGGAAATACTAATACCTTCATGGACCTAAACCCTATCGGAAATGATGACAATTCCGTAACAGTAGAGGAAAGCATCTCCTTTTCCAGCTTTGAAGAGAGTTGTAACTCTTCCATGGCCTGTGACATGCAAAGGGAGTGGAGCTTTTATCAGTTGGATAACCTTCAGTAA
- the LOC114163065 gene encoding LOB domain-containing protein 16-like — protein MASASGNGGSNGSGSPCGACKFLRRKCAADCIFAPYFCSEQGPARFAAIHKVFGASNVSKLLLHIPAHDRCEAVVTIAYEAQARIRDPVYGCVSHIFALQQQVACLQAQLMQVKAQLAQNLMENNNQQWGGNQSVAGEAMNHHPFCPTYMNPISPQSSLESIDHSSMNDGMSMQDIQSRDKNNELGELQELALRMMRN, from the exons ATGGCTTCTGCAAGTGGAAATGGTGGCTCTAATGGCTCTGGCTCTCCTTGCGGGGCATGCAAGTTCCTCAGGCGAAAGTGTGCAGCTGATTGCATCTTTGCACCTTACTTTTGCTCAGAACAAGGCCCTGCTAGATTTGCTGCCATACATAAAGTGTTTGGTGCCAGCAATGTTTCCAAGCTGCTTTTGCATATACCAGCTCATGATCGTTGTGAAGCTGTTGTCACAATTGCTTATGAAGCTCAGGCTCGTATCAGAGACCCCGTCTATGGCTGTGTCTCTCACATTTTTGCCTTACAACAACAG GTGGCATGCTTGCAAGCACAGCTGATGCAGGTGAAGGCTCAGCTGGCTCAGAACCTGATGGAGAATAATAATCAGCAGTGGGGAGGGAATCAAAGTGTTGCAGGAGAAGCAATGAACCATCATCCATTTTGTCCCACTTACATGAACCCTATTTCTCCTCAAAGCTCTCTTGAGTCAATCGATCACAGCAGCATGAATGATGGAATGAGCATGCAAGATATACAAAGCAGAGACAAGAACAATGAGTTGGGTGAGCTGCAAGAACTGGCTCTCAGAATGATGAGGAACTGA